One window of Chionomys nivalis chromosome 18, mChiNiv1.1, whole genome shotgun sequence genomic DNA carries:
- the Rrh gene encoding visual pigment-like receptor peropsin isoform X2, whose protein sequence is MLSHTLDSNTSGFRNEGDSVFSKTEHSIIAAYLIVAGIISILSNIIVLSIFIKYKALRTPTNAVIINLAVTDIGVSSIGYPMSAASDLHGSWKFGYTGCQIYAGLNIFFGMVSIGLLTVVAVDRYLTICCPDVGRRMTANTYLSMILGAWINGLFWASMPIMGWASYAPDPTGATCTINWRKNDTSFVSYTMMVIVVNFIVPLTVMFYCYYHVTQSMRIYAARNCTAYLNRDWADQADVTKMSVIMILMFLLAWSPYSIVCLWACFGDPKKIPPSMAIIAPLFAKSSTFYNPCIYVAANKKFRKAVFAMFKCQPHQAIPETSSVPMDMPQSPLTPGRV, encoded by the exons ATGCTGAGCCACACTTTAGATTCAAACACTTCAGGCTTTAGGAACGAAGGCGACTCTGTGTTTTCAAAGACGGAACACAGCATCATTGCAGCTTACCTGATTGTGGCAG GTATAATAAGCATTCTCAGCAACATAATAGTTCTGAGCATCTTCATTAAGTACAAGGCACTGCGGACACCTACGAATGCGGTGATTATTAACCTGGCTGTCACGGATATCGGGGTCAGTAGCATTGGCTACCCCATGTCTGCTGCTTCAGATCTGCATGGAAGCTGGAAATTTGGATATACAGGCTGTCAG atttatGCTGGATTGAATATCTTTTTTGGAATGGTAAGCATTGGCTTGCTCACAGTGGTTGCTGTAGACCGGTACCTGACCATCTGCTGCCCTGATGTAG GAAGAAGAATGACCGCCAACACTTACCTCAGCATGATCCTGGGCGCCTGGATCAATGGCTTGTTTTGGGCTTCGATGCCCATTATGGGGTGGGCTAGTTATGCCCCAGATCCTACTGGAGCCACCTGTACCATAAACTGGCGGAAAAATGATAC ATCTTTCGTGTCTTACACCATGATGGTCATTGTGGTGAATTTCATTGTGCCCTTGACAGTGATGTTTTACTGTTATTACCATGTCACTCAGTCCATGAGAATTTATGCTGCCCGGAACTGCACTGCGTACCTCAACCGAGACTGGGCCGACCAGGCAGATGTAACAAAG ATGTCTGTGATAATGATATTGATGTTTCTGTTGGCATGGTCCCCTTATTCCATTGTGTGCTTGTGGGCTTGTTTTGGAGACCCCAAAAAGATTCCTCCTTCAATGGCCATCATAGCCCCACTGTTTGCAAAATCCTCTACATTCTACAACCCCTGTATTTATGTTGCTGCCAACAAGAA GTTTAGAAAGGCTGTTTTTGCCATGTTTAAATGCCAGCCTCACCAAGCAATACCTGAGACAAGTTCTGTACCAATGGATATGCCTCAAAGCCCATTGACTCCTGGAAGAGTCTGA
- the Rrh gene encoding visual pigment-like receptor peropsin isoform X1, whose product MLSHTLDSNTSGFRNEGDSVFSKTEHSIIAAYLIVAGIISILSNIIVLSIFIKYKALRTPTNAVIINLAVTDIGVSSIGYPMSAASDLHGSWKFGYTGCQIYAGLNIFFGMVSIGLLTVVAVDRYLTICCPDVAGRRMTANTYLSMILGAWINGLFWASMPIMGWASYAPDPTGATCTINWRKNDTSFVSYTMMVIVVNFIVPLTVMFYCYYHVTQSMRIYAARNCTAYLNRDWADQADVTKMSVIMILMFLLAWSPYSIVCLWACFGDPKKIPPSMAIIAPLFAKSSTFYNPCIYVAANKKFRKAVFAMFKCQPHQAIPETSSVPMDMPQSPLTPGRV is encoded by the exons ATGCTGAGCCACACTTTAGATTCAAACACTTCAGGCTTTAGGAACGAAGGCGACTCTGTGTTTTCAAAGACGGAACACAGCATCATTGCAGCTTACCTGATTGTGGCAG GTATAATAAGCATTCTCAGCAACATAATAGTTCTGAGCATCTTCATTAAGTACAAGGCACTGCGGACACCTACGAATGCGGTGATTATTAACCTGGCTGTCACGGATATCGGGGTCAGTAGCATTGGCTACCCCATGTCTGCTGCTTCAGATCTGCATGGAAGCTGGAAATTTGGATATACAGGCTGTCAG atttatGCTGGATTGAATATCTTTTTTGGAATGGTAAGCATTGGCTTGCTCACAGTGGTTGCTGTAGACCGGTACCTGACCATCTGCTGCCCTGATGTAG CAGGAAGAAGAATGACCGCCAACACTTACCTCAGCATGATCCTGGGCGCCTGGATCAATGGCTTGTTTTGGGCTTCGATGCCCATTATGGGGTGGGCTAGTTATGCCCCAGATCCTACTGGAGCCACCTGTACCATAAACTGGCGGAAAAATGATAC ATCTTTCGTGTCTTACACCATGATGGTCATTGTGGTGAATTTCATTGTGCCCTTGACAGTGATGTTTTACTGTTATTACCATGTCACTCAGTCCATGAGAATTTATGCTGCCCGGAACTGCACTGCGTACCTCAACCGAGACTGGGCCGACCAGGCAGATGTAACAAAG ATGTCTGTGATAATGATATTGATGTTTCTGTTGGCATGGTCCCCTTATTCCATTGTGTGCTTGTGGGCTTGTTTTGGAGACCCCAAAAAGATTCCTCCTTCAATGGCCATCATAGCCCCACTGTTTGCAAAATCCTCTACATTCTACAACCCCTGTATTTATGTTGCTGCCAACAAGAA GTTTAGAAAGGCTGTTTTTGCCATGTTTAAATGCCAGCCTCACCAAGCAATACCTGAGACAAGTTCTGTACCAATGGATATGCCTCAAAGCCCATTGACTCCTGGAAGAGTCTGA
- the Rrh gene encoding visual pigment-like receptor peropsin isoform X3, producing the protein MSALGRNKWGRTVACAQKEHEDPALQCLELKPGIISILSNIIVLSIFIKYKALRTPTNAVIINLAVTDIGVSSIGYPMSAASDLHGSWKFGYTGCQIYAGLNIFFGMVSIGLLTVVAVDRYLTICCPDVAGRRMTANTYLSMILGAWINGLFWASMPIMGWASYAPDPTGATCTINWRKNDTSFVSYTMMVIVVNFIVPLTVMFYCYYHVTQSMRIYAARNCTAYLNRDWADQADVTKMSVIMILMFLLAWSPYSIVCLWACFGDPKKIPPSMAIIAPLFAKSSTFYNPCIYVAANKKFRKAVFAMFKCQPHQAIPETSSVPMDMPQSPLTPGRV; encoded by the exons ATGTCAGCACTGGGTAGAAACAAGTGGGGCAGAACAGTTGCTTGTGCCCAGAAAGAGCATGAAGACCCTGCTCTGCAGTGCCTGGAACTTAAGCCTG GTATAATAAGCATTCTCAGCAACATAATAGTTCTGAGCATCTTCATTAAGTACAAGGCACTGCGGACACCTACGAATGCGGTGATTATTAACCTGGCTGTCACGGATATCGGGGTCAGTAGCATTGGCTACCCCATGTCTGCTGCTTCAGATCTGCATGGAAGCTGGAAATTTGGATATACAGGCTGTCAG atttatGCTGGATTGAATATCTTTTTTGGAATGGTAAGCATTGGCTTGCTCACAGTGGTTGCTGTAGACCGGTACCTGACCATCTGCTGCCCTGATGTAG CAGGAAGAAGAATGACCGCCAACACTTACCTCAGCATGATCCTGGGCGCCTGGATCAATGGCTTGTTTTGGGCTTCGATGCCCATTATGGGGTGGGCTAGTTATGCCCCAGATCCTACTGGAGCCACCTGTACCATAAACTGGCGGAAAAATGATAC ATCTTTCGTGTCTTACACCATGATGGTCATTGTGGTGAATTTCATTGTGCCCTTGACAGTGATGTTTTACTGTTATTACCATGTCACTCAGTCCATGAGAATTTATGCTGCCCGGAACTGCACTGCGTACCTCAACCGAGACTGGGCCGACCAGGCAGATGTAACAAAG ATGTCTGTGATAATGATATTGATGTTTCTGTTGGCATGGTCCCCTTATTCCATTGTGTGCTTGTGGGCTTGTTTTGGAGACCCCAAAAAGATTCCTCCTTCAATGGCCATCATAGCCCCACTGTTTGCAAAATCCTCTACATTCTACAACCCCTGTATTTATGTTGCTGCCAACAAGAA GTTTAGAAAGGCTGTTTTTGCCATGTTTAAATGCCAGCCTCACCAAGCAATACCTGAGACAAGTTCTGTACCAATGGATATGCCTCAAAGCCCATTGACTCCTGGAAGAGTCTGA